Below is a genomic region from Hylemonella gracilis.
GCGCGATTCTAGGCCCGCCATGAGCGCAGTGACAGGTCCGACCGTGATCCGAGTGTGCGCTGTGCCGGGGTGCCCCCGCGCATGCGATTACGTACAACTACGCAGGGCAGGAAAACCCTCTGAGTTGCTCGCATGAAGCTCCACACAATGCGGCGGCGCAGAAGGCGCGGTCTCGACCGGCATGCCGTATCGATGGTTCGCGCCCGCAGACCCGACCACAACAAGCACGAGAGGAGACTTCCATGCAACGACGCACGTTCGCAGCGGTGGCAACACTGCTGGCCACTCTGTTGGCCGTACCTGCCTTCAGTCAGTCCGGCGAAATACGCATCGCCCAGATCCACAGCAAGACGGGTCCGCTGGAGGCCTACGCCAAGCAGAGCAATGTGGGCCTCATGATGGGCTTGAGCTACGCGACCGGTGGCACCATGACCGTGGCCGGCAAGAAGATCGTGGTGATCGAGAAGGACGACCAGGGCAAACCCGATGTGGGCAAGAGCCTGCTGGCCGCGGCCTATGCCGACGACAAGGTGGACATCGCCATCGGCCCGACCGCCTCGCCCGTGGCGCTGGCCATGCTGCCCGTGGCCGAGGAATACCAGAAGATCCTGCTGGTGGAGCCCGCCGTGGCCGACTCCATCACCGGCGACAAGTGGAACCGCTACATCTTCCGCACGGGCCGCAGCAGCAGCCAGGACGCCGCCGCCAACGCCATCGCCCTGGACGCGCCGGGCAACGTGATCGCCACCCTGGCCAATGACAACGCCTTCGGCCGCGACGGCGTGAAGGCCAGCAAGGACTTCATCAAGAAGGCCAAGGTGGTGCACGAGGAGTATTTGCCCGTGGGCACGACGGATTTCACAGCCGGTCTGCTGCGCATCGTGGACCAGCTCAAGAACGAGAAGGGCCGCAAGTTCATCTCCGTCATCTGGTCGGGCGCACCCACGCCCTTCCCGAAGATCGCCGAGATGGACCTGAAGAACCGCTACGGCATCGAACTCGCCACAGGCGGCAACATCCTGCCCGCCATGGTGGCCTACAAGCAGTTCCCCGGCATGGAAGGCGCGCTCTATTACTACTTCGGCATTCCGAAGAACCCGGCCAACGACTACCTGGTCAAGGAGCACCAGAAGCAGTTCAACGCGCCGCCGGACTTCTTCACCGCCGGTGGCTTCTCCGCCGCGATGGCCGTGGTGACGGCGCTGAAAAAGACCAACGGTGACGCGAGCGCCGAGAAGCTGATCGCCGCCATGGAAGGCATGAGCTTCGACACGCCCAAGGGCAAGATGACCTTCCGCAAGGAAGACCATCAGGCTCTGCAGAGCATGTACCACTTCCGCATCAAGGCCGATCCGGCCTACGCCTGGGGCGTGCCCGAGCTGGTGCGCGAGATCAAGCCCGAGGATATTGACTTGCCCATCCGCAACAAGCGCTGAGCGCTCGATCTGACGAACACGCGCCCGGCGTTTGCCGGGCGCTTCTTTTGCGATCCATGCTGCAAACAGAAAACCTCACCGTCCGCTTCGGGGGCCACGTCGCGGTCAACGCCGTGTCCTGCGCCTTCGCGCCCGGCACGCTGACCGCCATCGTCGGCCCCAACGGGGCGGGCAAGACCACGTACTTCAACTTGATCTCGGGCCAGATCCCGGCCAGCGCGGGGCGTGTGCTGCTCAACGGGCAGGACCTCACGCCGCTGCCCGCGCCGCTGCGCACGCGCGCAGGTCTGGGCCGTGCTTTCCAGTTGACCAATCTGTTCCCCAAGCTCAGCGTGCTGGAGAACGTGCGGTTGGCCGTGCAGGCCAAGGCAGGGGCGGGGCTGGACTTCTGGCGTATCTGGAGCGATCGGCGCGATCTGCTTCGAAAAGCGGAGCAGATTCTGGAGACGGTGGCCTTGACCGCGCAGCGCGACGCAAATGCTGCCAGCCTGCCACACGGTGACCAGCGCAAGCTGGAAGTGGCCCTGCTGATGGCGCTGGAGCCGCGCGTCTTCATGTTCGACGAGCCCACGGCAGGCATGAGCGTGGACGAAGCCCCCGTCATCCTGAACCTGATTCGCCAGATCAAGCAGGACACATCCAAGACCATCCTGCTGGTGGAGCACAAGATGGACGTGGTGCGGGAGCTGGCCGACCGCATCATCGTGCTGCACAACGGCGAACTGGTGGCCGATGGGCAGCCGGCGACGGTGATCGCCTCGCCCATCGTGCAACAAGCCTATCTGGGTATCAACCCCGAGGAAGAGACCGCCTGAGATGCCCGAACCCTTGTTGAAGCTCGATGGCGTGCACACGCACATCGGGGCCTACCACATCCTGCACGGCGTCGACCTCGTCGTGCCCGAGAACGAGCTCACTATGCTGCTGGGCCGCAATGGCGCGGGCAAGACGACCACGCTGCGCACCATCATGGGCCTGTGGCGCGCCAGTGCAGGCCGCATCACGCTGGCGGTGAATCAAGACAACACGCGGCGCGTGTTGGACATCACTGAATGGCGGACGCCGGACATCGCGCGGGGCGTCGGCTCCGGCGGCGTGGCCTACGTGCCCGAGAACATGGGCATCTTTTCCGACCTCAGCGTGAAGGAAAACCTGCTGCTGGCCGCGCGCGCCGCGCGCACGGTGGATGACATCGACACGGCCCGGCTGGAGTGGATCTTCGGTTTCTTCCCCGCGCTCAAGAAGTTCTGGCTGCACCCGGCGGGCAAGCTCAGTGGCGGTCAGAAACAGATGCTGGCCGTGGCCCGCGCCATCATCGAGCCACGTCAATTGCTGCTGATCGACGAACCCAGCAAGGGCCTGGCGCCCGCCATCGTCCAGAACATGATCACGGCCTTCAAGGAACTCAAGGCCGCGCGGACCACCATCCTGCTCGTGGAGCAGAACTTCCATTTCGCGCGCCAGCTGGGCGACAGCGTGGCCGTGATGGACGACGGGCGCGTGGTGCACAGCGGCAGCATGGCGGCGCTGGCGGAGGATGAGGCCTTGCAGGCGCGTTTGCTGGGCTTGTCACTGGGGGCGCACGGATGAAAGTGCTGAAAGACTTTGACTGGAAGCCGTTGGCCCTGGTGCCCGTGCTGGCTCTGTTCGCGCTGCCGGCCATCGGCAGCCCCTCAACTTGGCTCACGCTGACGGTGGCGGGCCTGGCGATGGGCCTGATCATCTTCATCATCGCCTCGGGGCTGACCCTGGTCTTCGGTCTGATGGACGTGCTCAATTTCGGCCATGGCGTCTTCATCGCACTGGGCGCATTCGTCGCCGTGTCGGTGCTGGGGGCATGGGGAGCTATGTGCAGGCCGACAGCCTGTGGCTGAATCTGATGGCCCTCCTGCCCGCGATGCTGATTGCCATGGCCGTGGCGGGCACGCTGGGCTGGGCCTTCGAGCGCATCATCGTGCGGCCGGTCTACGGCCAGCATCTGAAGCAGATCCTCATCACCATGGGCGGCATGATCATCGGCGAGGAACTGATCAAGGTCATCTGGGGGCCGCAGCAGATCGCGCTGCCGCTGCCACCGGCCTTGAGCGGCGTGCTCTATGTGGGCGACGCGGCGGTCGAGAAGTTCCGCCTGCTTTGCGTGCTCGTGGGCCTGGCGGTGTTCTCGGCCCTGGCCTGGACGCTGAACCGCACCAAGATCGGCCTGCTGATTCGCGCGGGCGTGCAAGACCGTGAAATGGTCGAGAGCCTGGGCTACCGCATCCAGCGTCTCTTCATTGGCGTCTTCGTCGCGGGCAGCGCGCTGGCGGGCCTGGGCGGCGTGATGTGGGGCCTGTACCAGCAGAGCGTGACGCCGCAGATGGGCGCCCAAGTCAATGTGTTGATCTTCATCGTCATCATCGTCGGCGGGCTGGGGTCCACGCTGGGGGCCTTGATCGGTGCCTTGCTCGTGGGTCTGATGGCCAATTACACCGGCTTTCTGGTGCCCAAGGTGGCGCTGTTTTCCAACATCGCCTTGATGGTCGCCATTCTGTTGTGGCGGCCACAAGGCGTTTATCCGGTCACCAACAGATGAAACACCCCCAGGCTACGCGCCTCGTTGGGCGCTTCGCTACCCCCTCAAGGGGACGCTCCCAGCGGCCTGGCAAAGCCAGCTCCGCGGGAGCCTTGGCCTTGAGATGGCTCAGCACGGCCTGGATGTGCGCTGAGAGAAATGGTTTGAAATGCTGACACGTATTCTGTCCAAGGACCTGCCGCGCAGCCGCGTGCTGGCGGTGCTGCTCATCGTGCTGGTGCTGGGTCTGGCCTTCGCGCCCTTTCTCGTGCCGGGTGTCAAGGCGCTGAACGTTGCGGCCAAGGTGCTGGTCTTCATTGCCCTGGTGGCGAGCTTCGACCTGCTGCTGGGCTACACCGGCATCGTGAGCTTCGCGCACACCATGTTCTTCGGCATCGGCGCCTATGGCGTGGCCATCGCCTTCACGCGCCTGGGCGCGAACTGGACGGCCCTGGCCGCGGGCCTGGCCGGCGCCTTGTTCGTCTCGCTGCTGCTGTCCTTGCTGATCGGCCTGTTCTCCTTGCGGGTCAAGGCCATCTTCTACGCCATGATCACGCTGGCCGTGGCCTCGGCCTTCCTGACGCTGGCCTCGCAGCTTTCGGAGTTCACGGGCGGAGAGGATGGCCTGAGCTTCCGTGTGCCGCAGCTGCTGACGCCGGGCTTTCGCCTGTTCGAATCGGACCTGCTGGGTGTGGCGGTCAACGGCCGCATCGTCACCTACTACCTGATCTTCCTGATGGTGGCGCTGATGTTCCTGGCCCTGCTGCGCATCGTCAACTCGCCCTTTGGCCGGGTGCTGCAGGCCATCCGCGAGAACGATTTCCGCGCCGAGGCCTTGGGTTATCGCACGGTCATCTACCGCACCTTGTCCAACATGATCTCGGCCGGTTTCGCCACCCTGGCGGGTTGCCTGCTGGCGCTCTGGCTGCGCTACAACGGGCCGGACACATCCCTGTCCTTCGAGATCATGCTGGACATTCTGCTCATCGTCGTCATCGGTGGCATGGGCACGCTGTACGGCGCCATCGTCGGCAGCACGATCTTCCTGCTCGCGCAGAGTTATCTGCAGGACGTGCTCAAGGCGCTGGGTTCGGTGATGGAAGGCTGGCCGCTGCTGCCCGCCATCTTCACGCCCGACCGCTGGCTGCTCTGGCTGGGTCTGCTCTTCGTGCTCTCGGTCTATTACTTTCCGACCGGCATCGTGGGCCGGCTGCGGGAACGGGCCAGCCTGCGTGCCATGTTGAACGCCCCGAAGGACAAGCCATGACCCAGCCTAGCTCCAACTACCTGCGCTGCGAAGGGCGTGAGATCCATTACATGGATTGGGGCACGGACAACGCGGACCGCAAGGGCACGGTGATCGCCTGGCACGGGCTGGCGCGCACGGGCCGCGACATGGATGAATTGGCCGGTCATCTGGCCGCGAACGGCTACCGCGTGATCTGCCCGGACACGATAGGCCGGGGCCTGAGCCAGTGGAGCCCGAAACCGCTGGAGGAATATTGCCTGGCCTTCTACGCCAGGCTGGCAGTCTCGCTGGCCGACCAGCTTGGCTTGCAGCAGTTCCATTGGGTGGGCACCTCGATGGGCGGCGCCATCGGCATGGTTTGCGCGGCCGGCCCCCTGCGAGGGCGCATCACGCGCCTCGTGCTCAACGACATCGGCACCGAGCTGGCCGAGGCCGCGGAGCAGCGCATCCGCTCCTATGCCGGCAACCCGCCGGCCTTTGACACCGTGAGCGAGCTGGAGGCCTACTTCCGCACCATCTACAAGCCCTATGGCTGGATCAGCGACGCGCAATGGCGCCGCATGGCGGAGACCTCGGTCCGTCGCCTGCCCGATGGCCGTGTGATGCCGCACTACGACCCGGCCATGGCCGGGCAGTTCATCCACCATCCGGACGACTACAAGCTGCATGACGCGTACGCGCGCATCGAG
It encodes:
- a CDS encoding substrate-binding domain-containing protein, whose protein sequence is MQRRTFAAVATLLATLLAVPAFSQSGEIRIAQIHSKTGPLEAYAKQSNVGLMMGLSYATGGTMTVAGKKIVVIEKDDQGKPDVGKSLLAAAYADDKVDIAIGPTASPVALAMLPVAEEYQKILLVEPAVADSITGDKWNRYIFRTGRSSSQDAAANAIALDAPGNVIATLANDNAFGRDGVKASKDFIKKAKVVHEEYLPVGTTDFTAGLLRIVDQLKNEKGRKFISVIWSGAPTPFPKIAEMDLKNRYGIELATGGNILPAMVAYKQFPGMEGALYYYFGIPKNPANDYLVKEHQKQFNAPPDFFTAGGFSAAMAVVTALKKTNGDASAEKLIAAMEGMSFDTPKGKMTFRKEDHQALQSMYHFRIKADPAYAWGVPELVREIKPEDIDLPIRNKR
- a CDS encoding ABC transporter ATP-binding protein — its product is MLQTENLTVRFGGHVAVNAVSCAFAPGTLTAIVGPNGAGKTTYFNLISGQIPASAGRVLLNGQDLTPLPAPLRTRAGLGRAFQLTNLFPKLSVLENVRLAVQAKAGAGLDFWRIWSDRRDLLRKAEQILETVALTAQRDANAASLPHGDQRKLEVALLMALEPRVFMFDEPTAGMSVDEAPVILNLIRQIKQDTSKTILLVEHKMDVVRELADRIIVLHNGELVADGQPATVIASPIVQQAYLGINPEEETA
- a CDS encoding ABC transporter ATP-binding protein — translated: MPEPLLKLDGVHTHIGAYHILHGVDLVVPENELTMLLGRNGAGKTTTLRTIMGLWRASAGRITLAVNQDNTRRVLDITEWRTPDIARGVGSGGVAYVPENMGIFSDLSVKENLLLAARAARTVDDIDTARLEWIFGFFPALKKFWLHPAGKLSGGQKQMLAVARAIIEPRQLLLIDEPSKGLAPAIVQNMITAFKELKAARTTILLVEQNFHFARQLGDSVAVMDDGRVVHSGSMAALAEDEALQARLLGLSLGAHG
- a CDS encoding branched-chain amino acid ABC transporter permease, with the translated sequence MLTRILSKDLPRSRVLAVLLIVLVLGLAFAPFLVPGVKALNVAAKVLVFIALVASFDLLLGYTGIVSFAHTMFFGIGAYGVAIAFTRLGANWTALAAGLAGALFVSLLLSLLIGLFSLRVKAIFYAMITLAVASAFLTLASQLSEFTGGEDGLSFRVPQLLTPGFRLFESDLLGVAVNGRIVTYYLIFLMVALMFLALLRIVNSPFGRVLQAIRENDFRAEALGYRTVIYRTLSNMISAGFATLAGCLLALWLRYNGPDTSLSFEIMLDILLIVVIGGMGTLYGAIVGSTIFLLAQSYLQDVLKALGSVMEGWPLLPAIFTPDRWLLWLGLLFVLSVYYFPTGIVGRLRERASLRAMLNAPKDKP
- a CDS encoding alpha/beta fold hydrolase translates to MTQPSSNYLRCEGREIHYMDWGTDNADRKGTVIAWHGLARTGRDMDELAGHLAANGYRVICPDTIGRGLSQWSPKPLEEYCLAFYARLAVSLADQLGLQQFHWVGTSMGGAIGMVCAAGPLRGRITRLVLNDIGTELAEAAEQRIRSYAGNPPAFDTVSELEAYFRTIYKPYGWISDAQWRRMAETSVRRLPDGRVMPHYDPAMAGQFIHHPDDYKLHDAYARIEAPVLLVRGESSDLLLPETVAAMRQTGPGRAGRLQVIEVPGCGHAPALNTPEQYAWVEQFLL